From a single Brassica rapa cultivar Chiifu-401-42 chromosome A01, CAAS_Brap_v3.01, whole genome shotgun sequence genomic region:
- the LOC103862710 gene encoding CLK4-associating serine/arginine rich protein isoform X1 produces MWHEARRSEKKVHDMMDAARKRAQRRAIFLAKRRGDPIQSIQAVGSRYKIFRDDGLYQATEDQQGLIPWNGKQDVMIDRFDGRAMLDFVREAGSRSMRLHKKSEEEEEVEEFVNFERYRDLIKHRRRGFSDGEGLLHVNQELEAKLAAPFLGTRPQQAQAPANKGTYSQVGFSYGGNGKEASLDAGEDDDEEEDDDEDEEEDFDSNDSEDEGMEAIAKQFGVKRYGWLVYMDKKAKEEEKRQKELIKGDPSVKKLSRKERRKVSRIERDRERETSRSFGRHMIQHDPYRESRRSPTYEAYPRSRRSRSRSRSYSPSYSRRNGHGDDSGEISKPKIEYITEFGGSGDVASPKFGGYSPPRSPPSQTDLFNRPSSGHILEALHVDPASGVSLEKDKIVKLPKPSVSTSSALAKLSKAGTSLGGSSKQTPAEKKETPQERLKRIMNKQLTQQIKKDTATETAKKREQEKQRLEKLAETSRLSRSRHRSRSRSYSRSPPPRRHRRRRSRSRSRRSRRHSSRSRSRSPSRSPSRSPKRSRRRSSSYSRSPRRRSRTRH; encoded by the exons ATGTGGCACGAAGCGAGACGATCGGAGAAGAAGGTGCACGACATGATGGACGCCGCTCGGAAACGAGCTCAGCGACGAGCTATCTTCTTAGCCAAACGCCGCGGAGACCCCATCCAATCGATCCAAGCCGTTGGATCCCGCTACAAAATCTTCCGCGACGACGGTCTCTACCAAGCCACCGAGGATCAACAGGGCCT GATACCGTGGAACGGGAAGCAGGATGTTATGATCGATAG ATTCGATGGACGTGCTATGCTTGATTTTGTGAGGGAGGCTGGTTCGAGAAGCATGCGGCTGCATAAGAagtcggaggaggaggaggaagttgAGGAGTTTGTTAATTTTGAGCGTTATCGGGATTTAATTAAGCATCGCCGTAGAGGAT TTTCTGATGGAGAGGGTTTGCTACACGTTAATCAAGAGCTTGAGGCTAAACTTGCTGCACCCTTCCTTGGGACAAG ACCACAACAAGCGCAAGCACCTGCAAACAAAGGCACGTATTCACAGGTTGGGTTTTCATATGGTGGAAACGGGAAAGAGGCATCTTTGGATGCgggagaagatgatgatgaggaggaggatgatgatgaggatgaggagGAAGATTTTGATAGTAATGACAGCGAAGATGAAGGAATGGAAGCAATTGCGAAACAGTTTGGGGTGAAGCGGTATGGGTGGCTTGTTTATATGGATAAGAAGGCAAAGGAGGAGGAGAAAAGGCAAAAGGAACTTATCAAAGGCGATCCTTCTGTT AAGAAGCTAAGTCGAAAGGAAAGAAGAAAGGTTTCTAGAATAGAGAGGGATAGAGAAAGAGAAACTTCAAGGAGTTTTGGAAGGCACATGATTCAGCATGATCCCTACAG GGAGTCTCGAAGGAGTCCTACTTATGAGGCTTATCCGCGCTCAAGAAG ATCAAGATCCAGATCCCGGTCATATTCTCCGTCATACTCAAGGCGGAATGGTCATGGAGACGACTCTGGCGAAATTAGCAAGCCAAAAATCGAGTATATTACAGAATTTGGAGGCTCAGGAGACGTGGCAAGTCCAAAGTTTGGAGGATATTCTCCACCGCGTTCACCACCATCTCAAACTGACCTATTCAACCG ACCATCGTCAGGACATATTCTTGAGGCGCTGCATGTTGACCCTGCATCTGGTGTATCGCTTGAGAAAGACAAGATTGTTAAACTACCTAAACCGTCAGTGAG TACTTCCTCAGCACTAGCGAAGCTTTCAAAAGCAGGTACCTCCTTGGGAGGATCTTCGAAGCAAACGCCAGCGGAGAAGAAAGAAACTCCGCAAGAACGACTGAAGAGAATCATGAACAAACAGCTAACGCAACAGA TTAAGAAGGACACTGCAACGGAGACTGCTAAAAAACGAGAACAAGAGAAGCAAAGGCTGGAGAAACTAGCGGAAACAAGCCGGTTAAGTCGGAGTAGACATCGCAGCCGTAGTAGGAGTTATAGTCGATCACCACCACCGAG AAGACACAGACGACGCAGAAGTAGAAGCCGAAGCAGGAGATCCCGCAGGCACAGTTCAAGATCACGGTCTAGGTCCCCGTCTAGGTCACCATCACGCTCTCCTAAACGCTCGCGCAGACGCTCTTCCTCGTATTCAAGGTCTCCGAG GCGAAGAAGCAGGACAAGGCACTGA
- the LOC103862710 gene encoding CLK4-associating serine/arginine rich protein isoform X2 translates to MWHEARRSEKKVHDMMDAARKRAQRRAIFLAKRRGDPIQSIQAVGSRYKIFRDDGLYQATEDQQGLIPWNGKQDVMIDRFDGRAMLDFVREAGSRSMRLHKKSEEEEEVEEFVNFERYRDLIKHRRRGFSDGEGLLHVNQELEAKLAAPFLGTRPQQAQAPANKGTYSQVGFSYGGNGKEASLDAGEDDDEEEDDDEDEEEDFDSNDSEDEGMEAIAKQFGVKRYGWLVYMDKKAKEEEKRQKELIKGDPSVKLSRKERRKVSRIERDRERETSRSFGRHMIQHDPYRESRRSPTYEAYPRSRRSRSRSRSYSPSYSRRNGHGDDSGEISKPKIEYITEFGGSGDVASPKFGGYSPPRSPPSQTDLFNRPSSGHILEALHVDPASGVSLEKDKIVKLPKPSVSTSSALAKLSKAGTSLGGSSKQTPAEKKETPQERLKRIMNKQLTQQIKKDTATETAKKREQEKQRLEKLAETSRLSRSRHRSRSRSYSRSPPPRRHRRRRSRSRSRRSRRHSSRSRSRSPSRSPSRSPKRSRRRSSSYSRSPRRRSRTRH, encoded by the exons ATGTGGCACGAAGCGAGACGATCGGAGAAGAAGGTGCACGACATGATGGACGCCGCTCGGAAACGAGCTCAGCGACGAGCTATCTTCTTAGCCAAACGCCGCGGAGACCCCATCCAATCGATCCAAGCCGTTGGATCCCGCTACAAAATCTTCCGCGACGACGGTCTCTACCAAGCCACCGAGGATCAACAGGGCCT GATACCGTGGAACGGGAAGCAGGATGTTATGATCGATAG ATTCGATGGACGTGCTATGCTTGATTTTGTGAGGGAGGCTGGTTCGAGAAGCATGCGGCTGCATAAGAagtcggaggaggaggaggaagttgAGGAGTTTGTTAATTTTGAGCGTTATCGGGATTTAATTAAGCATCGCCGTAGAGGAT TTTCTGATGGAGAGGGTTTGCTACACGTTAATCAAGAGCTTGAGGCTAAACTTGCTGCACCCTTCCTTGGGACAAG ACCACAACAAGCGCAAGCACCTGCAAACAAAGGCACGTATTCACAGGTTGGGTTTTCATATGGTGGAAACGGGAAAGAGGCATCTTTGGATGCgggagaagatgatgatgaggaggaggatgatgatgaggatgaggagGAAGATTTTGATAGTAATGACAGCGAAGATGAAGGAATGGAAGCAATTGCGAAACAGTTTGGGGTGAAGCGGTATGGGTGGCTTGTTTATATGGATAAGAAGGCAAAGGAGGAGGAGAAAAGGCAAAAGGAACTTATCAAAGGCGATCCTTCTGTT AAGCTAAGTCGAAAGGAAAGAAGAAAGGTTTCTAGAATAGAGAGGGATAGAGAAAGAGAAACTTCAAGGAGTTTTGGAAGGCACATGATTCAGCATGATCCCTACAG GGAGTCTCGAAGGAGTCCTACTTATGAGGCTTATCCGCGCTCAAGAAG ATCAAGATCCAGATCCCGGTCATATTCTCCGTCATACTCAAGGCGGAATGGTCATGGAGACGACTCTGGCGAAATTAGCAAGCCAAAAATCGAGTATATTACAGAATTTGGAGGCTCAGGAGACGTGGCAAGTCCAAAGTTTGGAGGATATTCTCCACCGCGTTCACCACCATCTCAAACTGACCTATTCAACCG ACCATCGTCAGGACATATTCTTGAGGCGCTGCATGTTGACCCTGCATCTGGTGTATCGCTTGAGAAAGACAAGATTGTTAAACTACCTAAACCGTCAGTGAG TACTTCCTCAGCACTAGCGAAGCTTTCAAAAGCAGGTACCTCCTTGGGAGGATCTTCGAAGCAAACGCCAGCGGAGAAGAAAGAAACTCCGCAAGAACGACTGAAGAGAATCATGAACAAACAGCTAACGCAACAGA TTAAGAAGGACACTGCAACGGAGACTGCTAAAAAACGAGAACAAGAGAAGCAAAGGCTGGAGAAACTAGCGGAAACAAGCCGGTTAAGTCGGAGTAGACATCGCAGCCGTAGTAGGAGTTATAGTCGATCACCACCACCGAG AAGACACAGACGACGCAGAAGTAGAAGCCGAAGCAGGAGATCCCGCAGGCACAGTTCAAGATCACGGTCTAGGTCCCCGTCTAGGTCACCATCACGCTCTCCTAAACGCTCGCGCAGACGCTCTTCCTCGTATTCAAGGTCTCCGAG GCGAAGAAGCAGGACAAGGCACTGA
- the LOC103862791 gene encoding heat stress transcription factor B-1 gives MMAAQRSVPAPFLSKTYQLVDDQSTDDVVSWNEDGSAFVVWKTAEFAKDLLPQYFKHNNFSSFIRQLNTYGFRKTVPDKWEFANDNFRRGQEELLSEIRRRKAVIAAAGKCVVVGSPSESNSAGDDHGSSSTSSPGSKHPGSVENMVADLSGENEKLKRENSSLSSELAAAKRQRDELVAFLTEQMKVGPEQIDQMIKGGGKKLKPAVEEEESDCEGCGGDNGGAAVEGEKGVVGEGLKLFGVWVKGERKKRGRDEKNFVVGGSHMTEIKNVDFHAPLWKSSKVCN, from the exons ATGATGGCGGCGCAAAGGTCTGTTCCGGCGCCGTTTTTAAGCAAAACGTATCAGCTAGTGGATGATCAGAGCAcagacgacgtcgtttcatGGAACGAAGATGGATCAGCTTTCGTCGTTTGGAAAACAGCTGAGTTCGCTAAGGATCTTCTCCCTCAGTACTTCAAACATAACAACTTCTCAAGCTTCATTCGTCAGCTCAACACTTAC ggTTTCCGGAAAACGGTACCGGACAAGTGGGAGTTCGCTAACGACAACTTCCGGAGAGGACAAGAGGAACTGCTGTCGGAGATACGGCGGCGCAAGGCGGTGATCGCCGCGGCAGGGAAATGCGTAGTCGTTGGTTCGCCGTCGGAGTCAAACTCGGCGGGTGACGATCACGGTTCTAGCTCCACGTCATCGCCGGGGTCGAAGCACCCGGGGTCGGTGGAGAACATGGTTGCTGACTTATCCGGGGAGAACGAGAAGCTGAAAAGAGAGAACAGCAGTTTGAGCTCGGAGCTCGCGGCGGCGAAGAGGCAGCGCGACGAGCTGGTGGCGTTCTTGACCGAGCAGATGAAAGTGGGACCGGAGCAGATCGATCAGATGATCAAAGGAGGAGGGAAGAAACTCAAACCGGCggtggaggaggaagagagcGACTGCGAAGGCTGCGGCGGAGACAACGGTGGAGCCGCCGTGGAGGGAGAGAAGGGGGTGGTAGGTGAAGGTTTGAAACTGTTTGGGGTATGGGTGaaaggagagagaaagaagagggGCCGGGATGAGAAGAATTTCGTGGTGGGTGGGTCCCATATGACGGAGATAAAGAACGTGGACTTTCACGCGCCGTTGTGGAAGAGCAGCAAAGTCTGCAACTGA
- the LOC103862886 gene encoding red chlorophyll catabolite reductase, chloroplastic — MAMIFCNTLYSSSPFLSPVPPIRSKPSRFSNRLTVQAQFQSMENQNDLLLRQKFMEFPYVSPTRRELMVDLMSTLEDRLHSQLLPCTLPPDVRNFKNPNGSAEASLHIRSGEQSSPIDFVIGSWIHVKIPTGVSLNITSISGFLNSSTEAPNFVVELIQSSPTSLVLILDLPHRKDLVRHPDYLQTFYQDTALDTHRQSLLKLPEIKPYDSPSLFVRSAFSPTASMLKIDAEEGERLEEILRDHVSPAATQVLEVWLERCAKEEGEKRVVGEEEKLELERRDKSFRRKSIEEDLDLQFPRMFGDEVSSRVIHAIKEAFGVI, encoded by the exons ATGGCGATGATATTTTGCAACACTCTCTACTCTTCTTCTCCGTTTCTCTCGCCGGTACCTCCGATACGATCAAAACCGTCGCGATTCTCAAACAGACTCACCGTTCAAGCTCAATTCCAGTCCATGGAGAATCAAAACGATCTTCTCCTCCGTCAGAAATTCATGGAGTTTCCTTACGTCTCGCCCACGCGCAGGGAGCTAATGGTTGATCTCATGTCGACGCTGGAGGATCGCCTCCACTCTCAACTCCTTCCCTGCACCCTCCCTCCGGACGTACGGAACTTCAAGAACCCTAACGGTTCCGCCGAAGCGTCTCTCCATATCAGATCCGGCGAGCAATCATCTCCG attgaTTTTGTTATAGGAAGTTGGATACACGTCAAGATTCCGACAGGAGTGTCTCTCAACATAACAAGCATCTCTGGATTCCTAAACTCGTCAACAGAAGCTCCAAACTTCGTGGTCGAACTCATACAGAGCAGTCCCACGTCTCTCGTTCTCATCCTCGACCTCCCTCATCGCAAAGACCTAGTTCGTCACCCTGACTATCTCCAGACCTTTTACCAAGACACCGCTCTCGATACTCATCGTCAGTCACTCCTCAAGCTCCCCGAGATCAAACCCTACGATTCGCCGTCTCTCTTTGTCCGCTCTGCTTTCTCTCCCACAGCTTCGATGCTTAAAATCGATGCGGAGGAAGGGGAGAGGCTGGAGGAGATCTTGAGGGATCATGTGAGTCCAGCTGCTACGCAAGTTCTTGAGGTTTGGTTGGAGCGTTGCGCGAAGGAGGAAGGAGAGAAGAGAGTGgtgggagaagaagagaaactgGAGCTGGAAAGAAGAGATAAAAGCTTCAGAAGGAAGAGCATAGAGGAAGATTTAGATTTACAGTTTCCGAGAATGTTTGGAGATGAAGTTTCTTCCCGTGTTATACACGCTATCAAAGAAGCTTTCGGGGTTATCTAG
- the LOC103862975 gene encoding calcium-binding protein CML19, translating to MASFASGAAQFRRGLKTKGKTYGLTNQKRREIREIFDLFDIDGSGSIDARELNVAMRSLGFEMTNEQINELMAEVDKNNSGTIDFEEFVHMMTTKFGERDSKDELSKAFKIIDHDNNGKISPHDIKQIAKELGENFTDNEIEEMIEEADRDKDGEVSLEEFMKMMRRTSYGY from the exons Atg GCAAGTTTCGCGTCCGGAGCAGCACAGTTCAGAAGAGGTCTGAAAACTAAAGGGAAGACTTATGGATTGACCAatcaaaagagaagagagatcaGAGAAATATTTGATCTCTTCGACATAGACGGTTCAG GTAGCATCGATGCTCGTGAGCTCAACGTTGCTATGAG GTCTCTCGGGTTTGAGATGACTAATGAG CAAATAAACGAACTGATGGCAGAGGTGGATAAAAACAATAGCGGAACAATAGATTTCGAAGAGTTTGTGCATATGATGACAACAAAATTCGGAGAACGAGACTCTAAAGATGAATTGTCTAAAGCATTTAAGATCATTGATCACGACAACAAT GGAAAGATTTCACCTCACGATATCAAGCAGATCGCGAAGGAGCTAGGAGAAAATTTCACAGATAATGAAATAGAAGAAATGATCGAAGAAGCAGATCGTGATA AAGATGGAGAAGTTAGTTTGGAGGagttcatgaagatgatgaggagaaCTTCTTACGGCTACTAG
- the LOC103863158 gene encoding methionine aminopeptidase 1D, chloroplastic/mitochondrial: MATAKTLQPRIISSFLGNSNSIRSTQPLPHLFRFHLGRRHVSMQLSRTLSGLTNLLFNTRNVDEVIDGKRKRLKPGHVSPRRPVPAHITKPPYVESFNVPGISSGLEIHDEDGVERMRASGRLAARVREYAGTLVKPGVTTDEIDEAVHNMIIENGAYPSPLGYGGFPKSVCTSVNECICHGIPDSRPLEDGDIINIDVTVYLNGYHGDTSATFFCGDVDEKAKKLVQVTKESLDKAISICGPGVEYKKIGKIIHDHADKYKYGVVRQFVGHGIGRVFHADPVVLHFRNNEAGRMVLNQTFTIEPMLTIGSRKPVMWDDNWTVVTEDASLSAQFEHTILITKDGAEILTDC, from the exons ATGGCGACCGCGAAAACTCTGCAACCAAGAATCATCTCTTCCTTTCTCGGAAACAGCAACTCTATTCGATCAACGCAGCCTCTTCCACATCTCTTCCGCTTCCATTTAg GAAGAAGACATGTTTCGATGCAATTGTCAAGAACCTTGTCTGGATTAACCAATCTTCTGTTTAATACAAG AAACGTTGACGAAGTGATTGATGGCAAGAGAAAACGTCTGAAACCAGGACACGTGTCTCCTCGCCGCCCTGTCCCTGCCCACATAACCAAACCTCCTTACGTTGAGTCTTTTAACGTCCCCGGTATCTCGAGTGGACTTGAGATTCACGACGAGGACGGTGTAGAGAGGATGAGAGCTTCTGGGAGGCTCGCAGCTAGAGTTCGTGAATACGCTGGGACTTTGGTTAAG CCGGGTGTGACTACAGATGAGATTGATGAGGCGGTTCACAACATGATCATCGAGAACGGAGCTTATCCTTCGCCACTTGGCTATGGAGGTTTCCCTAAGAGTGTTTGCACGTCTGTGAATGAATGCATTTGCCATGGCATCCCTGATTCACGACCGCTTGAGGATGGAGATATAATCAACATTGATGTCACAGTTTATTTAAAC GGCTATCATGGTGATACTTCAGCTACTTTCTTCTGTGGAGATGTCGACGAGAAAGCTAAAAAGCTAGTCCAG GTGACTAAAGAGTCTCTCGACAAAGCTATATCGATATGTGGACCTGGTGTTGAGTACAAGAAAATCGGCAAAATCATTCA TGATCATgcagataaatataaatatggAGTGGTTAGACAATTTGTAGGCCATGGTATTGGTCGTGTCTTCCATGCTGATCCTGTTGTTCTACACTTcc GGAACAATGAAGCTGGACGTATGGTTTTGAATCAAACATTCACCATAGAACCGATGCTGACCATAGGAAGCAGAAAACCGGTTATGTGGGATGATAATTGGACCGTGGTTACAGAAGATGCAAGCCTCTCTGCGCAGTTCGAGCATACTATTCTTATAACCAAAGATGGAGCTGAGATACTCACCGACTGTTAG
- the LOC103863070 gene encoding patatin-like protein 3, with translation MAFSSERRLCYLSPSHGQHVTILSIDGGGVRGIIPGIVLAYLESQLQELDGEEARLVDYFDVISGTSTGGLIVAMLTAPDKTNRNRPLFAAKEIVPFYRKHCPKIFPHPRGAFAWAQILVRLVRGPKYNGKYLREVIEDFLGDTRLTQTLTNVVIPCFDIKKLQPVIFSSYQAVSRRVTDAKISDICLSTSAAPTYLPAHRFTNEDNEGNKHEYNLIDGGIAANNPTLCAIAEVTKQIVKKNPAMGDISPLDYTRVVVISLGTGSIRNEEKYDAIMASKWGLVSWICADGSSPIIDCYNEAIQDIVDYQSCVVFQALHSETNYLRIDDDTLKGDIGSVDISTEKNMDGLVEVGKALLKKNVSRVNLETGHYEPISDHVTNEEALKRVAKILSEERKLRESRYHKLKT, from the exons atggCTTTCTCTTCAGAAAGAAGATTATGCTATCTTTCTCCTTCCCACGGACAACATGTGACGATCCTTAGCATCGATGGTGGTGGAGTCCGTGGGATCATTCCCGGTATTGTCTTAGCTTACCTCGAATCACAACTCCAG GAATTGGACGGTGAGGAGGCAAGGCTTGTGGATTACTTCGATGTCATCTCCGGGACGAGCACTGGAGGTTTGATAGTGGCGATGTTGACCGCACCGGATAAAACTAACCGCAACCGCCCTTTGTTTGCGGCCAAAGAAATCGTCCCTTTTTATCGCAAACATTGCCCTAAAATCTTCCCACACCCGCG AGGGGCGTTTGCCTGGGCTCAAATCCTGGTGAGACTTGTACGAGGACCAAAGTACAACGGGAAATACTTAAGAGAAGTAATAGAAGATTTCCTGGGAGACACGAGACTGACTCAAACTTTGACAAACGTTGTCATACCTTGCTTTGACATCAAGAAACTCCAACCAGTTATCTTCTCTTCTTACCAG GCGGTGAGCCGTCGAGTTACTGACGCGAAAATATCAGATATATGCCTAAGCACATCAGCCGCACCAACTTATCTCCCGGCTCATCGGTTCACTAATGAAGACAATGAAGGAAACAAACATGAATATAACCTCATTGACGGTGGCATCGCTGCCAATAACCCG ACGCTGTGTGCGATTGCGGAAGTGACAAAGCAGATAGTGAAAAAGAATCCAGCAATGGGAGACATAAGCCCATTGGATTACACGAGGGTTGTGGTGATATCGCTTGGGACAGGTTCGATAAGGAATGAAGAGAAGTATGATGCGATAATGGCGTCAAAATGGGGACTGGTGAGCTGGATCTGTGCAGATGGTTCGAGTCCAATTATTGATTGTTACAATGAAGCCATTCAAGATATTGTTGATTACCAAAGCTGTGTTGTTTTTCAAGCTCTTCATTCCGAGACGAATTATTTACGTATCGAT GACGATACGTTGAAGGGTGACATAGGATCAGTGGACATATCGACAGAAAAGAACATGGACGGTCTTGTTGAAGTTGGTAAAGCTTTACTGAAGAAAAATGTGTCTCGTGTCAATCTCGAAACTGGCCATTACGAACCCATCTCTGATCACGTTACCAACGAAGAAGCTCTCAAAAG GGTTGCAAAGATTCTGTCAGAAGAAAGGAAACTTAGAGAATCAAGATATCATAAACTCAAGACCTGA
- the LOC103863246 gene encoding patatin-like protein 1 — protein MHSSCKKNKPPSRGSLVTILSLDGGGVRGIMVGVILAYLEEQLQALDGEDMRLADYFDVVAGTSTGGLMTAMLTVPDETGRPRFAAKDIVPFYLQHSPKIFPQPGGLAALLPKLPKLLSGPKYDGVYLRNLLNNLLGETRLHQTITNVVIPTFDMKKLQPTIFSSYQALVDPSLDVKISDICIGTSAAPTYFPPHYFQNEDIQGKTSEFHLVDGGVTANNPTLLAMTAVTKQIVNDNPDMGELKPLGYNKFLVVSIGTGSAQKAKKYSAREAAKWGIISWLYDNGSTPILDITMESSRDIVDFHSSVVFKARQSEDKYLRIDDDTLKGDASSMDLATKSNLENLVIIGEKMLKNRVVQMNIDTGVYEPVPGNVTNDQELKRFAKILSDERKLRMQSDAMHKVSSS, from the exons ATGCACTCGTCCTGCAAGAAAAACAAACCGCCGTCTCGCGGATCACTCGTAACCATCCTCAGTCTCGACGGCGGTGGAGTCAGAGGAATTATGGTCGGAGTGATCCTTGCGTATCTAGAAGAGCAGCTTCAG GCCCTCGATGGAGAAGACATGAGGCTAGCAGATTACTTCGACGTGGTAGCCGGAACTAGCACCGGTGGCCTCATGACGGCCATGTTAACTGTACCAGACGAGACCGGACGCCCTCGTTTCGCGGCCAAGGACATTGTTCCGTTTTATCTTCAACATTCTCCCAAAATATTTCCACAGCCCGG AGGATTGGCTGCTCTCTTACCTAAGCTTCCAAAGCTTTTGTCTGGTCCAAAATACGATGGAGTGTATCTACGAAATCTACTAAATAATCTTCTTGGAGAGACAAGACTTCACCAGACAATCACAAACGTTGTCATACCTACCTTCGACATGAAGAAACTACAACCCACCATCTTCTCCTCTTACCAG GCATTGGTTGACCCTAGCTTGGACGTCAAGATATCAGACATATGCATTGGAACATCGGCTGCTCCTACTTACTTTCCTCCTCATTACTTTCAAAATGAAGATATTCAAGGCAAGACGTCTGAGTTTCACCTAGTTGATGGCGGTGTTACTGCTAATAATCCG ACTCTGCTGGCCATGACAGCTGTCACTAAGCAGATTGTGAATGATAATCCTGACATGGGTGAGCTCAAGCCATTAGGTTACAACAAGTTTCTCGTTGTGTCGATAGGAACAGGGTCTGCACAAAAGGCGAAGAAGTATAGCGCAAGAGAGGCTGCAAAATGGGGAATCATATCTTGGTTATATGACAACGGATCTACTCCTATATTAGACATTACCATGGAATCAAGCCGCGACATAGTTGATTTCCACAGTTCTGTTGTGTTCAAAGCCCGACAATCCGAGGACAAGTATCTCAGAATTGAT GATGATACATTGAAAGGAGATGCAAGCTCTATGGACCTAGCAACAAAATCCAATTTAGAGAATCTTGTGATAATTGGAGAGAAGATGCTGAAAAACAGAGTTGTGCAGATGAACATCGACACTGGTGTATATGAACCTGTCCCTGGAAATGTCACCAATGATCAAGAACTCAAGAg GTTTGCGAAAATTCTCTCGGATGAAAGGAAATTAAGGATGCAAAGCGACGCAATGCATAAAGTTTCATCAAGTTGA